The following proteins are co-located in the Candidatus Phytoplasma asteris genome:
- the rplK gene encoding 50S ribosomal protein L11, whose amino-acid sequence MAKKVVKTVKLQIPAGKANPAPPVGPALGQAQVNIPSFCSQFNETTKDQMGFVIPVIISVYEDRTFTFVTKTPPASDLLKKAAKIESGSANASQTKVATITHKQVEEIANLKLPDLNAYCVEKACKIIEGTARNMGILVKD is encoded by the coding sequence ATGGCTAAAAAAGTTGTTAAAACGGTAAAATTACAAATTCCTGCAGGAAAAGCTAATCCAGCTCCTCCAGTAGGACCTGCTTTAGGGCAAGCCCAAGTTAATATTCCTTCTTTTTGTTCCCAATTTAACGAAACAACTAAAGATCAAATGGGTTTCGTTATCCCTGTTATCATTTCTGTTTATGAGGACAGAACATTTACTTTTGTAACTAAAACTCCTCCAGCAAGCGATCTTTTAAAAAAAGCTGCTAAAATTGAATCTGGTTCTGCTAATGCAAGTCAAACCAAAGTAGCTACTATCACCCACAAACAAGTAGAAGAAATCGCCAATTTAAAGCTTCCAGACCTAAATGCTTATTGCGTTGAAAAAGCTTGCAAAATCATTGAAGGAACAGCTCGTAATATGGGAATTTTAGTAAAAGATTAA
- the secE gene encoding preprotein translocase subunit SecE — protein sequence MGIKIVSENKPNQLLEVIKREYSWLNILLITTSILSLALCGQLWQQKQFETMHWALPCALVLLSVFIFAIGSFAFFKDAFLQIFNISWPSLKQILFKTLQVIFFTLFLILFVHAIDSYVIGKLTQFCVKIKNLLSK from the coding sequence ATGGGAATTAAAATAGTAAGCGAAAACAAACCAAATCAGTTATTAGAAGTAATCAAAAGAGAATATAGTTGGCTCAATATTTTACTAATTACCACTTCTATTTTGTCTCTTGCTCTTTGTGGGCAATTATGGCAACAAAAACAGTTTGAAACTATGCATTGGGCATTGCCTTGTGCTTTAGTTCTTTTGAGTGTTTTTATTTTTGCGATAGGTTCATTTGCTTTTTTCAAAGATGCATTTTTGCAAATTTTTAACATTAGTTGGCCTTCCTTAAAACAAATTTTGTTTAAAACATTACAAGTTATTTTTTTCACATTGTTCTTAATCCTTTTTGTTCATGCCATAGATTCTTATGTTATTGGCAAATTAACCCAATTTTGTGTCAAAATCAAAAATTTGTTGAGCAAATAA
- the rplA gene encoding 50S ribosomal protein L1, producing MKRGKKYLASLQMFDVKKTYPLQEAISLAKQTQVAKFDAAVECAFHLNLDPKKVDQNLRGALVLPHGTGKVLKVAVLAKGEQAKQAQEAQADYVGDQDLIDKIAKNWFDFDVLVATPEMMPQLSKLGRLLGPKGLMPNPKTGTVTNDVLQAVKEIKNGKIEYRLDKSGNIHAILGKVSFDETKLLENLKTLYLQLMAVKPRTVKGTYIKSVTISTTMAPGIKIDPVTISQ from the coding sequence ATGAAACGAGGCAAAAAATATTTAGCATCATTACAAATGTTTGATGTTAAAAAAACATATCCGCTTCAAGAAGCTATTAGCTTAGCTAAACAAACTCAAGTTGCTAAATTTGATGCTGCGGTAGAATGTGCTTTTCATCTAAATTTAGATCCTAAAAAAGTTGATCAAAATTTAAGAGGAGCCTTAGTTTTACCACATGGCACTGGTAAAGTCTTAAAAGTAGCAGTTCTTGCTAAAGGAGAACAAGCTAAACAAGCACAAGAAGCCCAAGCAGATTACGTAGGCGACCAAGATTTAATTGATAAAATTGCCAAAAACTGGTTTGATTTTGATGTCTTAGTTGCTACTCCCGAAATGATGCCGCAATTAAGTAAATTAGGGCGTCTTTTAGGACCCAAAGGACTAATGCCTAATCCTAAAACAGGTACTGTAACAAATGATGTTTTACAAGCAGTCAAAGAAATTAAAAATGGTAAAATTGAATACCGCCTAGACAAAAGCGGGAATATTCACGCCATATTAGGTAAGGTTTCTTTTGATGAGACAAAATTACTAGAAAACTTAAAAACTTTATATCTTCAATTAATGGCTGTTAAACCTCGTACAGTGAAAGGTACTTACATTAAAAGTGTTACTATTTCAACTACGATGGCACCAGGTATTAAAATTGACCCTGTTACAATTTCACAATAA
- the rpmG gene encoding 50S ribosomal protein L33 gives MFFQLSNIKGAIFLKKNILVCVLCLNRNYNTKPRANQNSKRLTLKKYCSYCNKHTLHQETK, from the coding sequence ATGTTTTTTCAACTTTCTAACATAAAAGGAGCTATTTTTTTGAAAAAAAATATTTTAGTTTGTGTTTTGTGTCTAAACCGCAATTACAACACCAAACCACGAGCCAATCAAAACTCAAAACGTTTAACTTTAAAAAAATATTGCTCTTATTGCAACAAACACACTTTGCATCAAGAAACTAAGTAA
- the rlmB gene encoding 23S rRNA (guanosine(2251)-2'-O)-methyltransferase RlmB — protein MIIYGKNPIKEAIKAQRKIYQLYLDEKIKDHLFIMFLQKHNIAYQLVDKKFLYDLTKQKNHQGVAANVCDYTFYDLDTYLDSAKFQKFLILDAINDPHNLGAILRTVEACALDGVIMSKKHQVPLNSTVAKISCGALEYTKVFLVTNLHQTILKLKKNQVLIVGTDSNSSQSFHQIPKNSSLAIIVGNEGIGIRHLLKQQCDLLVKIPMYGKINSLNVSVAAALMIYSTFIFGDN, from the coding sequence ATGATTATTTACGGAAAAAACCCCATCAAAGAAGCAATTAAAGCGCAGAGAAAAATTTATCAACTATATTTAGATGAAAAAATTAAAGACCATCTTTTTATAATGTTTTTGCAAAAACACAATATTGCTTATCAATTAGTTGACAAAAAGTTTTTATATGATCTAACCAAACAAAAAAACCATCAAGGAGTCGCTGCCAATGTTTGTGACTACACTTTTTATGACTTAGACACTTATTTAGATTCTGCCAAATTCCAAAAATTCTTAATTTTAGACGCCATTAATGACCCTCATAACTTAGGAGCCATTTTAAGAACTGTTGAAGCTTGTGCTTTGGATGGTGTTATTATGAGTAAAAAACATCAAGTCCCACTCAATTCCACAGTTGCCAAAATTTCTTGTGGTGCCTTGGAATACACTAAAGTTTTTTTAGTTACTAATTTGCATCAAACCATTTTAAAACTAAAAAAAAATCAAGTTTTAATCGTTGGTACCGATAGCAATTCTTCCCAATCTTTTCACCAAATCCCTAAAAACAGTTCTTTGGCTATTATTGTTGGCAACGAAGGAATAGGCATTAGACATTTATTAAAACAGCAATGTGATTTGTTGGTTAAAATTCCTATGTATGGAAAAATCAATTCTTTAAATGTAAGTGTTGCTGCTGCATTAATGATCTACTCCACTTTTATTTTTGGCGATAATTAA
- a CDS encoding HAD-IC family P-type ATPase, which translates to MNESLNNPNIATKQNFTGLTNKQVEQKKTAGQVNVSNYKNSKSIKDILFSNLFNYLNLLILIVALIIIFIEQYEHLFFLVVSLTNVFISFIQEIKAKITLDKVSLLIKNHSQVIRNSQKEKVFSSDLVLGDLLFLEAGEQIAADAKVKSGVLEVNESLLTGESKLVIKKENDFLYSGSYVVSGQSYAEIVAVGSDMYIEKVFQEAKKYKKPTTPLMQNLSSLIKTIIIFVTLFAIILAFFAFNKENNKISGFRQNSLLGLCGMMISMLPLGLFLLTNISLAVGFVRLAKQKTYAQNLFGIEMLAQINTLCLDKTGTITDGTMQVKKVIPYHPKELDFTKLMNSFLSACPTSNSTYNALINKFSPNTFPTSTPYQPSQNLPLSSTRKYSAVEFNNLGTIFLGAPEFILKNNFHLIQKDFETYTKSGYRVLLLAKSPEPCISQITCKNQKLHDIPCIPLALIIIKDTIKKDAVTTIDFFQKNGVCVKVISGDNHVAVSQIAQRVGIIDAYKTISLEGLSDQEVIQIATKYNVFGRTSPQQKKILIQTFKQAGQKVAMTGDGVNDILALKEADLSIAMASGSQATCNIANLVLLDSNFSSMPKVVFEGRRIINNLDKISILFFTKTIIAFMLAVAVILFNFLRRPCYYPLSPLKLQFVMDYWSIGIPSLFLSFEKNNEIISKNFLLNNLKKAFPYASLAFISYVLTFGVRIGFVSTQTPDFKQLETVSNFVILLSTFILFTVLFRISKPLNLAKLLLFVAMLMGFMTASFILDVFEEMSQFDKLEKVLLVLIIILSLVITQISQKPHPTKTTKSKENK; encoded by the coding sequence ATGAATGAATCTTTAAATAATCCCAATATCGCAACAAAACAAAACTTTACAGGACTAACTAACAAGCAAGTAGAACAAAAAAAAACTGCGGGTCAAGTTAATGTTTCTAACTATAAAAATTCTAAAAGTATTAAAGATATCTTATTTAGTAATTTATTTAATTATCTTAATTTGTTGATTTTAATTGTAGCATTAATCATTATTTTCATAGAACAATATGAACATTTATTTTTTTTAGTAGTTTCTTTAACCAATGTTTTTATTAGTTTTATTCAAGAAATTAAAGCTAAAATAACTCTTGACAAAGTATCTTTGTTGATAAAAAACCATTCTCAAGTAATAAGAAATAGTCAAAAAGAAAAGGTTTTTTCTTCTGATTTAGTTTTGGGAGATCTTTTATTTTTGGAAGCAGGAGAACAAATTGCAGCTGATGCCAAGGTAAAATCGGGTGTTTTAGAAGTTAACGAATCACTTTTAACTGGTGAATCTAAATTAGTTATCAAAAAAGAAAATGATTTTTTATACTCTGGTAGCTACGTGGTATCAGGTCAAAGTTATGCCGAAATTGTAGCTGTAGGAAGTGATATGTATATTGAAAAAGTTTTCCAAGAAGCTAAAAAATACAAAAAACCGACCACTCCTTTAATGCAAAACTTATCTTCGTTAATCAAAACAATCATTATTTTCGTCACACTTTTTGCTATTATTTTAGCTTTTTTTGCTTTTAATAAAGAAAATAATAAAATATCAGGTTTCAGGCAAAATTCCTTACTAGGTTTGTGTGGCATGATGATATCAATGCTTCCTTTGGGACTTTTTTTGCTGACTAACATTTCTTTGGCAGTAGGTTTTGTACGTTTAGCAAAACAAAAAACTTATGCCCAAAATCTATTTGGAATCGAAATGTTAGCTCAAATAAACACTTTATGCCTCGACAAAACAGGAACTATTACTGATGGCACTATGCAAGTTAAAAAAGTCATTCCTTATCACCCTAAAGAACTTGATTTTACTAAATTAATGAACTCTTTTTTATCTGCTTGCCCCACTTCTAATAGTACTTATAATGCTTTAATAAACAAATTTAGCCCCAATACTTTTCCTACTTCAACTCCTTATCAACCCTCCCAAAATCTTCCTTTGTCCAGCACAAGAAAATATAGTGCAGTTGAATTTAACAATTTAGGAACCATTTTTTTGGGGGCTCCTGAATTCATTTTAAAAAACAATTTTCACCTTATTCAAAAAGATTTTGAAACTTACACTAAATCAGGTTATCGAGTGCTTTTATTAGCCAAAAGCCCTGAGCCTTGTATTTCTCAAATAACTTGTAAAAACCAAAAATTACACGACATCCCATGCATTCCTTTAGCTTTAATTATCATCAAAGATACTATTAAAAAAGACGCAGTTACTACCATTGATTTTTTCCAGAAAAATGGCGTTTGTGTTAAAGTAATTTCTGGTGATAATCATGTGGCAGTTTCTCAAATAGCTCAAAGAGTAGGTATTATTGATGCTTATAAAACCATCAGTTTAGAAGGACTTTCTGACCAAGAAGTTATCCAAATAGCTACTAAATATAATGTTTTTGGAAGAACTTCGCCCCAACAAAAAAAAATCTTAATCCAAACTTTTAAACAAGCAGGACAAAAAGTTGCCATGACAGGCGATGGTGTAAACGATATTTTAGCCCTAAAAGAAGCCGATCTTTCCATTGCGATGGCATCAGGCAGCCAAGCTACTTGTAATATTGCTAATTTAGTTTTGTTGGATTCTAATTTTTCTTCCATGCCTAAAGTAGTTTTTGAAGGCAGAAGAATTATTAACAATTTAGATAAAATCTCTATTTTGTTTTTTACCAAAACTATTATTGCTTTTATGCTTGCAGTTGCTGTTATTTTATTTAATTTTTTAAGGCGTCCTTGCTACTATCCATTATCACCTTTGAAATTACAATTTGTCATGGATTATTGGTCAATTGGCATTCCTTCGCTTTTTTTATCTTTTGAAAAAAACAACGAAATTATCAGCAAAAACTTTTTACTTAATAATCTCAAAAAAGCCTTTCCCTATGCAAGTCTAGCTTTTATTAGTTATGTCTTAACTTTTGGTGTGCGAATTGGTTTTGTATCAACCCAAACTCCCGATTTCAAACAATTAGAAACAGTTTCTAATTTTGTCATTTTGCTTTCCACCTTCATTTTATTTACTGTTTTATTTAGAATTTCTAAACCTTTAAATCTAGCTAAATTACTTTTATTTGTAGCAATGTTAATGGGATTTATGACAGCTTCATTTATTTTGGATGTTTTTGAAGAAATGTCTCAATTCGATAAACTTGAAAAAGTTTTATTAGTTTTAATCATCATTTTATCCCTTGTCATAACCCAAATCTCCCAAAAACCCCATCCAACAAAAACTACAAAATCGAAAGAAAACAAATAA
- the nusG gene encoding transcription termination/antitermination protein NusG, which translates to MNKTEKQIKETQAQEQQDQEKDSQNTCHLKWYIAQTYSGYENVVKDDLLRRVESIGIGDLVSNVLSPKEEYYETRLDGKKVKKERKMYPGYVFIQMMITDRSWFVVRNTPRITGFLGSSGMGSKPVPLSENEINPVLLKMGIINKPDYKNFIGKKVEIISGSFSGQIGQVSSIDDDREKMTVEVDLFGRATPVEISFNDFKEIS; encoded by the coding sequence ATGAATAAAACAGAAAAACAAATAAAAGAGACACAAGCGCAAGAACAACAAGATCAAGAAAAAGACTCCCAAAATACATGTCACCTTAAATGGTATATTGCTCAAACTTATTCAGGTTATGAAAATGTTGTAAAAGACGATTTGTTAAGAAGAGTCGAAAGCATTGGCATAGGTGATTTAGTATCTAATGTTTTGTCTCCCAAAGAAGAATATTATGAAACTCGTTTGGATGGAAAAAAGGTTAAAAAAGAGCGTAAAATGTACCCCGGGTACGTTTTTATTCAAATGATGATTACTGACCGATCTTGGTTTGTTGTCAGAAACACTCCGCGAATTACTGGTTTTTTAGGTTCCAGCGGGATGGGTTCTAAACCAGTTCCTTTATCTGAAAACGAAATCAATCCTGTTTTATTAAAAATGGGCATCATCAATAAACCCGATTATAAAAATTTTATCGGCAAAAAAGTAGAAATTATTTCTGGTTCTTTTTCGGGTCAAATAGGGCAAGTATCAAGTATTGATGACGACCGTGAAAAAATGACAGTGGAAGTAGATTTGTTTGGTAGAGCAACTCCAGTAGAAATTTCTTTCAACGACTTCAAAGAAATATCTTAA
- the rplL gene encoding 50S ribosomal protein L7/L12: protein MAKLTKEAFVSALKEMSLLEIKELLDGLKEEFGIDPTALAVAAPGANNSAEVEEKTEFTVVMKSFDEKKKLAVIKTVREVTGLGLLDAANFVKVPDSKVKENVSKALAEDIKNKLEQAGAVVELQ from the coding sequence ATGGCTAAGTTAACGAAAGAAGCTTTTGTATCGGCTTTAAAAGAAATGTCTTTATTAGAGATTAAAGAATTATTAGATGGTTTGAAAGAAGAGTTTGGAATTGACCCAACTGCTTTAGCAGTTGCAGCTCCTGGAGCAAATAATTCAGCTGAAGTAGAAGAAAAAACCGAATTCACAGTAGTTATGAAAAGTTTTGATGAAAAAAAGAAACTTGCTGTTATCAAAACAGTGCGCGAAGTAACAGGATTAGGCTTGCTAGATGCTGCTAATTTTGTTAAAGTTCCTGACTCTAAAGTAAAAGAAAATGTTTCCAAAGCTTTAGCAGAAGATATCAAAAACAAGTTAGAACAAGCTGGAGCTGTTGTTGAACTTCAATAA
- the rplJ gene encoding 50S ribosomal protein L10, whose translation MIKPQLAKKIDSVAVLQEKISTAKTVIVFEYASLPVSSFMQLRRELKKTSCEVKVYPKNIMQRAVTNAKQDDLVTFLKGAKALIISPQELLEPIKTIYNFAKKNKAVKIVSGIVEQKIVSLQEIKTLATLPSKEQMLALLAASMFAPLQHLAIGLNMLVQTKEQENPQQ comes from the coding sequence ATGATAAAACCTCAGTTAGCCAAAAAAATAGATTCAGTTGCTGTTTTGCAAGAGAAAATTAGCACTGCCAAAACAGTTATTGTTTTTGAATATGCAAGCTTACCGGTAAGCTCTTTTATGCAACTGCGTCGTGAGTTAAAAAAAACTAGTTGTGAAGTAAAAGTATATCCCAAAAACATCATGCAAAGAGCTGTTACCAACGCCAAACAAGATGATTTAGTTACCTTTTTAAAAGGAGCAAAAGCTTTAATTATTAGTCCCCAAGAATTATTAGAACCAATCAAAACGATTTATAATTTTGCTAAAAAAAATAAAGCAGTTAAAATAGTTTCTGGCATCGTGGAACAAAAAATTGTCTCCTTGCAAGAAATAAAAACCTTAGCTACTTTGCCTTCAAAAGAACAAATGTTAGCGCTTTTAGCTGCTTCAATGTTTGCACCTTTGCAACATTTAGCAATTGGTCTAAATATGTTAGTACAAACCAAAGAACAAGAAAACCCCCAACAATAA
- a CDS encoding polyribonucleotide nucleotidyltransferase, with the protein MLKKVFETTNLKDSFQVEIGTYARNVDASILVRYQDTVVLTTTVFSRKPNNLDFLPLTVIYQEKLYAAGKIPGSFLRREGRSNDHEILTSRLIDRSLRPLFPDYFQQEVQVINTVLSLDPDFKSELASMLGSSLSLLISEIPFFEAISGVYVGKINDKFIINPTLQQLANSTLHLMVAGTKHNVTMIEAHANEVSEQDFLEAINFAHQYIKKLCLFQENIKQQFAPAKITNTLHPTEQTQQQAFFAKHQSQVKQAILSCNSKNDLQQLKEQILYQAKQTPFFKTIDTTTVFDYEAHKKHLQTTETLFQKLSKQETRSLILQEKIRPDKRGLEEIRTLESQIDLLPRAHGSALFTRGQTQSLAAVTLGCLSESKIIDGLSDEQNKRFMLHYNFPPFSVGAVGRYTAPSRREIGHGTLAEKAISQVLPEEKDFPYTIRVVSEILESNGSSSQATVCASSLALMASGVPLKKAVAGMSVGLVFDQATNKYVILSDIQGLEDHVGDMDLKIAGTNKGITALQMDLKIQGIPFKILQEAFLQAKKGRLHILEHMSQTISQPRLEVSKYAPKVCMMQIKPEKIRDIIGSGGKIINQIIESHDGVKIDIEQDGRVFLMHSNLETVKKTVAFIESLIQEIQIGTCYQASILRFLIDKQGKIIGAVAQVCPGIEGLIHVNQMKFEKITDVLKIGETVSVKCTKINDRGRIDFLLLPKNTQEKNS; encoded by the coding sequence GTGTTAAAAAAAGTTTTTGAAACTACTAATTTAAAAGATTCTTTTCAAGTCGAAATAGGAACTTACGCCAGAAACGTTGATGCTTCCATTTTAGTACGCTACCAAGATACAGTGGTTCTTACAACTACTGTTTTTAGTCGCAAACCCAATAATCTTGATTTTTTACCTCTTACTGTTATTTATCAAGAAAAATTATATGCTGCTGGAAAAATTCCTGGCAGTTTTTTACGCCGAGAAGGACGTTCCAACGATCACGAAATCCTCACTTCACGCCTCATCGACCGTTCTTTACGCCCCCTATTCCCTGATTATTTTCAACAAGAAGTGCAAGTAATTAATACAGTTTTAAGCCTAGACCCTGATTTTAAAAGCGAGCTTGCCTCCATGCTTGGAAGCTCTCTTTCTCTATTGATTTCTGAAATCCCCTTTTTTGAAGCTATTTCTGGAGTTTATGTAGGAAAAATCAACGACAAGTTTATCATCAATCCCACTTTGCAACAACTTGCCAATTCTACTCTACATTTGATGGTTGCAGGTACCAAACACAACGTTACTATGATAGAAGCACACGCCAATGAAGTTAGCGAACAAGACTTTTTAGAAGCCATTAATTTTGCTCACCAATATATTAAAAAACTGTGCTTATTTCAAGAAAATATCAAGCAACAATTTGCACCTGCTAAAATAACAAACACCTTGCACCCAACCGAACAAACCCAACAACAAGCCTTTTTTGCCAAACACCAATCCCAAGTTAAACAAGCTATTTTAAGTTGCAACAGCAAAAACGATTTACAGCAATTAAAAGAACAAATCCTATATCAAGCCAAACAAACTCCTTTTTTCAAAACTATTGATACTACCACTGTTTTTGATTACGAAGCCCACAAAAAACATTTACAAACAACAGAAACCCTATTTCAAAAATTATCCAAACAAGAAACACGTTCTTTAATTTTGCAAGAAAAAATAAGACCAGATAAAAGAGGATTAGAAGAAATAAGAACTCTTGAATCTCAAATTGATTTGTTGCCCCGCGCTCATGGTTCTGCTTTGTTTACTAGAGGACAAACCCAAAGCCTTGCTGCAGTGACCTTAGGATGTTTATCAGAAAGCAAAATTATTGACGGTCTAAGCGACGAACAAAATAAACGTTTTATGCTTCATTACAACTTTCCTCCTTTTTCAGTTGGTGCAGTTGGTCGTTATACTGCCCCTAGTAGACGAGAAATCGGACACGGCACTCTTGCCGAAAAAGCCATATCTCAAGTTTTGCCCGAAGAAAAAGACTTCCCCTACACTATTAGAGTAGTTTCTGAAATTCTAGAATCTAACGGCTCTTCTTCTCAAGCCACTGTTTGTGCTTCTTCTTTGGCATTAATGGCATCAGGAGTTCCTTTAAAAAAAGCAGTTGCAGGAATGTCAGTAGGATTAGTTTTTGACCAAGCAACGAATAAATACGTTATTTTAAGCGATATCCAAGGTTTAGAAGACCACGTTGGAGACATGGATTTAAAAATCGCAGGCACCAATAAAGGAATTACTGCTTTACAAATGGATCTTAAAATTCAAGGAATCCCTTTTAAAATTTTGCAAGAAGCTTTTTTGCAAGCCAAAAAAGGACGTCTTCATATTTTAGAACACATGAGCCAAACAATTTCTCAACCTCGTTTAGAAGTTTCGAAGTACGCCCCTAAAGTTTGTATGATGCAAATCAAACCAGAAAAAATTCGTGATATTATTGGAAGTGGTGGCAAAATCATCAATCAAATTATTGAATCTCATGATGGTGTAAAAATCGATATTGAACAAGACGGACGCGTTTTTTTAATGCATTCCAACTTAGAAACAGTCAAAAAAACAGTCGCTTTTATTGAAAGTTTAATCCAAGAAATTCAAATAGGCACTTGTTATCAAGCCTCTATTTTGCGTTTTTTAATTGACAAACAAGGAAAAATAATTGGAGCTGTGGCACAAGTTTGTCCAGGAATCGAAGGACTTATCCACGTTAATCAAATGAAATTTGAAAAAATCACCGATGTTTTAAAAATAGGTGAAACAGTTTCGGTTAAATGCACCAAAATCAACGACCGCGGAAGAATTGATTTTTTGCTTTTGCCCAAAAATACACAAGAAAAAAACTCTTAG